The nucleotide sequence CCTGGGGGAGGAGGAGCTGCTGTCCGCCATTTCCCCGTTGCTGCCGCAGGCGGCTCGCGTGCTGGTGCCCAGCGGGGACGACAGCGCCGTGATCCCCGCCCCGGACGGGCGCTACTGCGTGAGCACCGACGTGCTCGTCCAGGGAGAGCACTTCCGCACCGACTGGTCCACTGCTCGCGACATCGGGGCGCGCTCCGCCGCCCAGAACCTCGCCGACATCGCCGCCATGGGGGCGCGGCCGACGGCTCTGGTGGTCAGCCTGGTGCTGCCGCGCACCACCCCGGTGCGCTGGGTGCAGGACCTGGCCCGCGGCTTCGCCGACGCGTGTGTGGGCACGGGCGCGGGCGTCGTCGGCGGTGATCTGAGCACCGGGGACCGGCTGGTCATCGCCGTCACCGTCCACGGCGACCTGGAGGGGCGCCGCCCGGTGCTGCGCTCGGGCGCCCAGCCCGGAGACCTCGTGGTCCACTGTGGCACGCTCGGCCGTTCGGCCGCCGGGCTCGCGCTGCTGCAGGCCGGCCTGGACGACCGCGATGGTGGCTGGGCCGACGTCGTCGCCGCCCGCTCCGATGCGCCGGGCGATACGGGCGCCGGTGCCGATGCGAAAGCCGAATACGGTGCCAGTGTGAAGACCCGCGACGGCGCCGCCGAGGCCGCCGCGTACTGCCTGCGCATCTACCGGGCGCCGTCTGCGCCGCTGGCTGCGGGGCCAGCCCTGGCAGATGCCGGAGCCACTGCCATGCTGGACGTGTCCGACGGGCTGCTGCGCGACGCGGACCGGATCGCCCGGGCCAGCGGCGTTGTCCTTGACATCGCCGATCCGGAAGACGGCCCGGGTACCGGGCCGGCGCATGACCTCGCCGTGCTGGAGCCGGTTGCGCGGCTGCTGCGCGAGGACGCCGCGGATGCGCGCGACCTGGCGCGGGCATGGGTGCTGACCGGGGGAGAGGACCACGGCCTGCTGGCCACGCTGCCGCCGTCGGCGGTCGACCGGATGCCAGGGGGTGGCCGGGTGATCGGAACCGTGCGCGCCCTGAGCGACGGCGAGTCGGCGGGCGCCCGGATCGGCGGGCGCGTGCCCGGCAGGCTCGGTTGGGATCACTTCAGGGCGTAGATGTCAGGCCCCGCCGCCATATCTACCGATTTCGGCACGTAACTTCTACCGATCTCGGCGAGGGGAGGGGCTGAAAGAAGTGAGCAAAGCGAAAGGCCGCCGTCCGCGGATGCGGGACGACGGCCTTCAGTGCCCTGCCGACGGGCGTGGCGCGCTCAGATGTTGCGCGTCACCTTGCCGGCCTTGAGGCAGGACGTGCACACGTTTAGGCGCTTGGGGGTGCCGTTCACGAGAGCACGTACACGCTGAATGTTCGGGTTCCACCGGCGGCTGGTCCGCACATGGGAGTGCGAGACGCTCTTGCCGAAGACGGGGCCCTTGCCGCAGACGTCGCACACAGCAGCCACGGTTCCACTCCTGAATCTTCTTGGTGTAAGCGCGCGGGCCTTTTACCCGGCGCCGGGTCTACCGCCCGGCGACACGGGTCGCGGGCAACCCCAGCACCTTATCGGAAACGGCTCGCCACCCCAAGCGGAGCGGGTATGGGCTCGCGCACACGTCTCCCGCTGAACTGCACGAGCACGGCAAAGGCAGATTACCCGTTAATCTGGCCTCAGGTTCCCAGCGGCAGGTGCGGAGCCCGCAACGCAGGCCCGCACCCGCCTGCCGGCACGACGTGAGTACAGAGAACGAATACGGGAAACGAATACGGGATTAGGAGAAGCGTGGCAGAACGCACCGGTACCCCCGCGACCGCGGGCACTGCGGCAGTGGCCCTGACCGCACCGCTCCTGCGCGCCTGGCTGGATGCCGCTCGTACAGTCGCCGGGGCCACCCGCGATCTGGTTGACTCCCTCAACGTCTTCCCGGTTCCGGATGCCGACACCGGGACGAACGTGCTGCTCACCGTCCGCTCCGCCTGCGACGCCCTGACGCTCCTGCCCTCCGGCAGTGACCTGGCCCAGGCGGCACGGGTTGCCGCAGACGGCGCTGTCCGGGGCGCTCGCGGCAACTCGGGCCTGCTCATCTCCCAGGTGCTCGCAGCCCTGGCTGACGTGTGCGCGCAGGCCCCCGACCCGGCCGCGCTGCGCCCCGTGGAACTAGTGCACGCTTATGAGCGTATTGCCGCCACGACCTGGAGTGCCGTCTCCCGGCCCGTAACCGGCACACTTCTCACCGTGGCCCAGGACGCAGCAGCAAGTGCCCGGAGGGTTCTGTCCGAGTCCACTGCCGCCAGCCCGGCGACGGCGTCGGCGGTGGCGGCCTCGGCCGCATTCGGCGCCCAGGAGAGCGTGGTGGAGACCGCGGGTCTGGGCCATGGCGCCGTCGACGCCGGCGGCGCGGCGCTGATGCTGATGTACACCTGCCTGTCGGACACCATCGACGGTGCCGGCCGGCAAGCCGGCTCCGCATCCCAGCCCTGCACCGACGTGGCCCGCCAGATGCTTGACGACCTGGTTGCCGCCGCCACCCACGGCTCCGGGGCGCGCGAGGACGCCGGCCCCTTCTCCACCGGGGAGTTCGAGGTCATGTACCTGCTGGAGGCCACCGCCGCTCAGGCCTCGGACCTGCGTCGCGACCTGGAGCGCATCGGTGACTCGGTAGGCGTGGTCGGTACCCCCGATGCGCTTGGTGTGGGCATGTTCCAGGTCCACGTGCACACCGACACCCCCCGCGCGGCCCTGCCTCGCCAGGGCCGCGCCCGCCAGGTATGTATCCACCACCTGCACCCGACGGCGCTTGCAGTCGCCCCCACCTGGGACGCCGATGAGCCTCCGCTGCCCTTCTCCGGCGCCGGTGACAGCCGGGTGGTCTCCTTCGAGCGGCTGGCCAATCGCCGCAATCGGGGGCTGCCCGTACACGGCGGTACGGATTCCGCCTCCCGTGCCGCCCAGCGCGTGGGTGTGATTGCTTGTACTCGTGCTCCCGGCCTCATAGAGCAGTTCGCGCGCACGGGCGCCGTGGTGGTCCTGAACCCGGAGCGCGACGGCATTGTCCGCGCCGCCGGCGACCTCGGTGTCGCCCAGGCCATTGTGCTGCCCTGCGATTCTCGGGCCGCTGCCAGTGCTCATGAAGCCGCCCGGTTCCTGGCCGCGCGCTCCGCGGTGTCCTCCGTGCGCGGTGCCGGGAGCGGCGAGGCCGCCCGCACAGTTCCGGATGGCGTGCGCCTGCTGGTGTGCGACACCGATGACGAGGCGCGGGTGCTGGCGGCAGCCGTCGCCGTCGCCGGACAGACCGAGAATGCTGAGCTCGGTGCGCTGGCCACCCGCACGGGAAGCGTGGCTGCCGGCGTGCGCACAACGGCCCTGACCGGATCGGAGGCCGAGGCGGACGCAGTCGCTGCCACCCTTACCGCCGTGCTGCGCCCAGACGATGAACTCGTCACCGTGATTCTCGGCCGTGAGGCCTTGCCCGACGTCGGCGCCATGGCGGCCGCCGCCGTGGTCCGCTACGCCGAGCAGCAGGGCCTGTTACCCGACGCCATAGAGGTCGTTATCCACGCGGGCGCCCAGGCCGCCCCCGACGTCCTCATCGCCATTGGGTGAGCCGGAGCCATGAGCCCCGAAGCCGGCAATCCTCCCGGGCGGCGTACCCCCGCGGCGCCGTACCCCTGCTCGACCGCCCGCTGGACCGGCTCCTGGGAAAGACAACCGCCGCCCAGCTCGCCAAGCAGGGGCTGAATACGCCCCGCGCCCTGCTGCGCCTGTATCCGCGCCGCTATGACATGTGGGGGACCTGACCGACCTGCGCACCCTGAAGGACGGCGAGCAGGCCACCATTCAGGCGCAGGTGGTACGTGCGGCCTCGCGCCGCACCCGGGGCGGGAGGCCTCCTGCCCTGCTGGAGGCCACCGTCACCGACGGTAGCTCCAACATGGACCTGGTTATGTTCGGCAACCCCGGCCAGATGCGGCAACGCGCCGAAAAGCTGGCCCCCGGCACCACCGTGCTGCTGCACGGCAGGGTCGGGCTCCACCACGGACGCAAGCAACTGGCCGGGTCCCGCTTCCAGGTCCT is from Actinomyces sp. 432 and encodes:
- the thiL gene encoding thiamine-phosphate kinase produces the protein MSTADRPAARAGARPLQHGYGAGPAASDGAAVGSVPAVASAATGSAPTVADLGEEELLSAISPLLPQAARVLVPSGDDSAVIPAPDGRYCVSTDVLVQGEHFRTDWSTARDIGARSAAQNLADIAAMGARPTALVVSLVLPRTTPVRWVQDLARGFADACVGTGAGVVGGDLSTGDRLVIAVTVHGDLEGRRPVLRSGAQPGDLVVHCGTLGRSAAGLALLQAGLDDRDGGWADVVAARSDAPGDTGAGADAKAEYGASVKTRDGAAEAAAYCLRIYRAPSAPLAAGPALADAGATAMLDVSDGLLRDADRIARASGVVLDIADPEDGPGTGPAHDLAVLEPVARLLREDAADARDLARAWVLTGGEDHGLLATLPPSAVDRMPGGGRVIGTVRALSDGESAGARIGGRVPGRLGWDHFRA
- the rpmB gene encoding 50S ribosomal protein L28 — its product is MAAVCDVCGKGPVFGKSVSHSHVRTSRRWNPNIQRVRALVNGTPKRLNVCTSCLKAGKVTRNI
- a CDS encoding DAK2 domain-containing protein, with protein sequence MAERTGTPATAGTAAVALTAPLLRAWLDAARTVAGATRDLVDSLNVFPVPDADTGTNVLLTVRSACDALTLLPSGSDLAQAARVAADGAVRGARGNSGLLISQVLAALADVCAQAPDPAALRPVELVHAYERIAATTWSAVSRPVTGTLLTVAQDAAASARRVLSESTAASPATASAVAASAAFGAQESVVETAGLGHGAVDAGGAALMLMYTCLSDTIDGAGRQAGSASQPCTDVARQMLDDLVAAATHGSGAREDAGPFSTGEFEVMYLLEATAAQASDLRRDLERIGDSVGVVGTPDALGVGMFQVHVHTDTPRAALPRQGRARQVCIHHLHPTALAVAPTWDADEPPLPFSGAGDSRVVSFERLANRRNRGLPVHGGTDSASRAAQRVGVIACTRAPGLIEQFARTGAVVVLNPERDGIVRAAGDLGVAQAIVLPCDSRAAASAHEAARFLAARSAVSSVRGAGSGEAARTVPDGVRLLVCDTDDEARVLAAAVAVAGQTENAELGALATRTGSVAAGVRTTALTGSEAEADAVAATLTAVLRPDDELVTVILGREALPDVGAMAAAAVVRYAEQQGLLPDAIEVVIHAGAQAAPDVLIAIG